A DNA window from Phragmites australis chromosome 11, lpPhrAust1.1, whole genome shotgun sequence contains the following coding sequences:
- the LOC133884943 gene encoding uncharacterized protein LOC133884943 isoform X3, with the protein MATTGGALRAQTLRDLAEEGKKRAVLLLVFAFGLAFLMSLTSSSVWINLPVATALIVLFRYISLDYDLRRKSTATTDHDVSRPLVETKSTELMKIPLTEKDGKSDWRSKVNSPPVEAAFEQFTRHLVTEWVTDLWYSRVTPDKEGPEELINVVNTVLGEISVRARNVNLINLLTRDLVDLICNNLDLYHFCQAKIGKEKIVNLPSERRDAELKLILIAENKLHPALFSASAEYKILQSLADGLIQTTMKPQDLQCSFFRCTVRELLACAVLRPVVNLANPRFINERIESLALSRANKAEKGVAKPLENVTVVKQREPPMPSVDEFSAPIDHSSSGVELVRFHQGQSKTASDIQPSKSKNPSSLKLEPPNTSLISTSHPLDSTSLPSISHVASDNGFPLHPKNSDRAATESHGRERALTLDISSQPKHRALAPEHLEDMWTKGKNYKSENTKHVAKVLVGSASQGTISVQQSICQHPSIPQRQTSFTHSEDQQPRRHSTTPTYSNGTDHLPKSLPAEMAEHASPEDIGVGSESSYTTEDDESNNVTGLDSPVTRVWESKSKGDLTSSHIHHPLESSGFHKAKKNISHVGKLKMSRTSSGRKRSRSNAQRTPVWQEVEKSSFLVGDDLDILNTSANDSRTDGQVEDTEVESMARMFSDANASSLSLTSTNSSYSSNYCGANVLEDSYLKLRCEVVGASIVKSGSGMFAVYSISVTDANSNSWSIKRRFRHFEELHRRLKEYTQYNLHLPPKHFLSSGLEVPVIRERCKLLDVYLKNLLQIPIVSSCIEVWDFLSVDSQTYIFTDSLSVIQTLSVSLDERSNEKNRKAFNSSEALNVNLFSGGQSFHGHKDDTVHKDWDFAVSDGLRFRKGNGEKNLGNSVSNTTANLYEDNSGSDPEQNDYSFSINSGNPKKLHSSETDDTSQVLESDGYSVAPNDWTGPNLSVPLFHLVDVVFQLQDGGWIRRQAFWVAKQILQLGMGDTFDDWLIDKIQLLRKGRIVAFAVKRVEQILWPDGIFMTKHPKRKAAPPPPSAQNNGMTNYLSDEQRLEAAHRANFVRELIIDKAPSALVSLVGRKEYERCAQDIYFFLQCGFHYHRS; encoded by the exons ATGGCGACGACGGGCGGCGCGCTGAGGGCGCAGACGCTGCGGGACCTGGCGGAGGAGGGGAAGAAGCGGGCCGTCCTGCTCCTCGTCTTCGCCTTCGGGCTCGCTTTCCTCATGTCCC TGACAAGCTCTTCAGTATGGATTAACCTGCCAGTTGCCACAGCTCTGATTGTTTTATTTCGCTACATATCACTTGACTATGACCTCCGTAGAAAGAGCACAGCTACCACGGATCATGATGTTAGTCGTCCACTTGTTGAAACAAAAAGTACCGAATTAATGAAAATCCCTCTGACCGAAAAGGATGGAAAATCAGATTGGAGGAGCAAGGTGAACTCGCCTCCAGTTGAAGCAGCATTTGAACAGTTCACAAGGCACCTTGTCACAGAGTGGGTAACCGATTTGTGGTACTCCCGTGTAACACCTGACAAGGAAGGTCCAGAAGAACTCATCAACGTAGTTAATACTGTCCTTGGAGAGATTTCAGTTCGGGCAAGAAATGTTAACCTTATCAATCTGCTAACCAG GGATCTGGTTGATCTTATATGCAATAATTTGGACCTTTATCATTTCTGTCAAGCCAAaattgggaaagagaagattgTTAACCTTCCGTCAGAACGTCGTGATGCTGAACTGAAACTGATCCTTATAGCTGAAAACAAGTTGCATCCTGCGTTGTTTTCAGCCAGTGCCGAATACAAG atcTTACAAAGTCTTGCTGATGGGTTGATCCAAACCACAATGAAGCCTCAGGATTTACAGTGCTCTTTCTTCCGATGTACCGTGCGGGAACTTCTTGCATGTGCCGTTTTGAGACCTGTTGTGAACTTAGCAAATCCAAG GTTTATAAATGAACGGATTGAATCTTTAGCTCTTTCTCGTGCCAATAAGGCGGAGAAAGGAGTTGCAAAACCCTTGGAGAATGTTACAGTTGTTAAACAAAGGGAACCTCCTATGCCCTCTGTAGATGAATTTTCTGCTCCAATAGATCACTCAAGTTCAGGTGTTGAACTCGTTCGATTTCATCAGGGTCAGTCCAAAACTGCATCAGATATACAACCCAGTAAAAGTAAAAATCCATCTAGTCTGAAACTAGAACCCCCTAATACTTCTTTGATCAGTACTTCACATCCGCTTGATTCAACCAGTTTACCTTCCATTTCCCATGTTGCTTCGGATAATGGTTTTCCGTTACATCCCAAAAATAGTGACAGAGCAGCTACAGAGAGTCATGGGAGAGAGCGTGCACTGACCTTGGATATCAGCTCCCAACCGAAACATCGAGCTCTAGCACCTGAGCACCTCGAGGATATGTGGACAAAGGGGAAGAATTACAAATCAGAAAACACAAAACATGTTGCGAAAGTACTTGTCGGATCTGCTTCTCAAGGCACCATTTCAGTGCAGCAGTCAATTTGTCAACATCCTAGTATTCCTCAAAGGCAAACATCTTTCACTCATTCTGAGGACCAGCAACCAAGAAGACACTCAACTACACCTACATATTCAAATGGCACTGACCACCTGCCAAAAAGTCTACCTGCAGAAATGGCAGAACATGCCAGCCCAGAAGACATTGGAGTAGGGAGTGAGAGTTCATACACCACTGAGGATGACGAAAGCAATAATGTGACTGGCCTTGACTCTCCTGTTACCAGAGTTTGGGAAAGCAAAAGTAAAGGAGATCTCACCTCGTCACATATACATCACCCACTTGAATCTTCTGGTTTCCATAAAGCAAAGAAGAATATAAGTCATGTGGGAAAATTGAAAATGTCAAGAACTTCTTCAGGAAGAAAAAGGTCAAGGTCAAATGCTCAAAGGACTCCTGTCTGGCAAGAAGTGGAGAAATCCTCTTTCTTGGTTGGGGATGATTTAGACATACTAAATACATCTGCAAATGATTCAAGGACAGATGGACAGGTTGAGGATACTGAGGTGGAAAGTATGGCTAGGATGTTTAGTGATGCAAATGCTTCATCCTTGTCATTGACATCAACTAACTCTTCTTATTCATCAAATTATTGCGGTGCCAATGTGCTGGAAGACTCTTATTTAAAGTTAAGATGTGAG GTGGTAGGAGCTAGCATTGTGAAAAGTGGGTCTGGCATGTTTGCTGTGTATTCTATTTCCGTGACCGATGCCAATAGCAATAGTTGGTCCATCAAGAGGAG GTTTCGTCATTTTGAAGAGCTACATCGGCGCCTGAAAGAATATACTCAGTACAATCTTCATTTGCCTCCAAAGCATTTCCTCTCATCTGGTTTAGAGGTTCCTGTTATTCGAGAGAGATGCAAGCTGCTTGACGTATATCTGAAG AATCTTCTTCAAATTCCTATTGTTTCAAGCTGTATAGAAGTCTGGGATTTTCTAAGTGTTGATTCACAG ACATACATATTCACAGACTCTCTCTCAGTTATCCAGACATTGTCAG TCAGTTTAGATGAAAGATCAAATGAGAAGAATAGAAAGGCATTCAACTCTTCTGAAGCTTTGAATGTAAATTTATTCTCTGGAGGTCAATCGTTCCATGGACATAAAGATGATACTGTGCATAAGGACTGGGACTTCGCTGTCAGTGATGGATTGAGATTTAGGAAAGGGAATGGGGAAAAGAATTTAGGAAATAGTGTTAGCAACACAACTGCCAATctttatgaagataattctggaAGTGACCCCGAGCAGAATGATTACTCATTTTCAATAAATTCAGGAAATCCTAAGAAACTGCATTCAAGTGAAACCGATGACACGTCTCAAGTTTTGGAGTCTGATGGATACTCGGTAGCTCCTAATGAT TGGACGGGCCCAAATCTCAGTGTCCCCTTGTTTCATCTTGTTGATGTGGTTTTTCAGCTCCAAGATGGAGGCTGGATCAG gcGTCAAGCATTTTGGGTAGCAAAGCAAATACTGCAATTGGGAATGGGAGACACGTTTGATGACTGGCTTATTGACAAAATCCAGTTACTTAGGAAAGGGAGGATAGTTGCTTTCGCAGTAAAGCGTGTTGAACAA ATTCTCTGGCCTGATGGAATTTTTATGACAAAACATCCAAAGAGAAAAGCAGCACCACCTCCTCCTAGTGCTCAGAACAATGGCATGACCAACTATCTGAGTGATGAACAACGGCTAGAAGCTGCTCATCGAGCAAATTTTGTCCGTGAATTAATAATAG ATAAAGCGCCATCTGCACTAGTGAGTCTGGTTGGTCGAAAGGAATATGAAAGATGTGCTCAGGATATTTACTTCTTTCTTCAG TGTGGGTTCCACTATCATAGAAGCTGA
- the LOC133884943 gene encoding uncharacterized protein LOC133884943 isoform X1, whose translation MATTGGALRAQTLRDLAEEGKKRAVLLLVFAFGLAFLMSLTSSSVWINLPVATALIVLFRYISLDYDLRRKSTATTDHDVSRPLVETKSTELMKIPLTEKDGKSDWRSKVNSPPVEAAFEQFTRHLVTEWVTDLWYSRVTPDKEGPEELINVVNTVLGEISVRARNVNLINLLTRDLVDLICNNLDLYHFCQAKIGKEKIVNLPSERRDAELKLILIAENKLHPALFSASAEYKILQSLADGLIQTTMKPQDLQCSFFRCTVRELLACAVLRPVVNLANPRFINERIESLALSRANKAEKGVAKPLENVTVVKQREPPMPSVDEFSAPIDHSSSGVELVRFHQGQSKTASDIQPSKSKNPSSLKLEPPNTSLISTSHPLDSTSLPSISHVASDNGFPLHPKNSDRAATESHGRERALTLDISSQPKHRALAPEHLEDMWTKGKNYKSENTKHVAKVLVGSASQGTISVQQSICQHPSIPQRQTSFTHSEDQQPRRHSTTPTYSNGTDHLPKSLPAEMAEHASPEDIGVGSESSYTTEDDESNNVTGLDSPVTRVWESKSKGDLTSSHIHHPLESSGFHKAKKNISHVGKLKMSRTSSGRKRSRSNAQRTPVWQEVEKSSFLVGDDLDILNTSANDSRTDGQVEDTEVESMARMFSDANASSLSLTSTNSSYSSNYCGANVLEDSYLKLRCEVVGASIVKSGSGMFAVYSISVTDANSNSWSIKRRFRHFEELHRRLKEYTQYNLHLPPKHFLSSGLEVPVIRERCKLLDVYLKNLLQIPIVSSCIEVWDFLSVDSQTYIFTDSLSVIQTLSVSLDERSNEKNRKAFNSSEALNVNLFSGGQSFHGHKDDTVHKDWDFAVSDGLRFRKGNGEKNLGNSVSNTTANLYEDNSGSDPEQNDYSFSINSGNPKKLHSSETDDTSQVLESDGYSVAPNDWTGPNLSVPLFHLVDVVFQLQDGGWIRRQAFWVAKQILQLGMGDTFDDWLIDKIQLLRKGRIVAFAVKRVEQILWPDGIFMTKHPKRKAAPPPPSAQNNGMTNYLSDEQRLEAAHRANFVRELIIDKAPSALVSLVGRKEYERCAQDIYFFLQSPICLKQLAFELLELLVLAAFPELDGTVRNYHEDKQQFSALE comes from the exons ATGGCGACGACGGGCGGCGCGCTGAGGGCGCAGACGCTGCGGGACCTGGCGGAGGAGGGGAAGAAGCGGGCCGTCCTGCTCCTCGTCTTCGCCTTCGGGCTCGCTTTCCTCATGTCCC TGACAAGCTCTTCAGTATGGATTAACCTGCCAGTTGCCACAGCTCTGATTGTTTTATTTCGCTACATATCACTTGACTATGACCTCCGTAGAAAGAGCACAGCTACCACGGATCATGATGTTAGTCGTCCACTTGTTGAAACAAAAAGTACCGAATTAATGAAAATCCCTCTGACCGAAAAGGATGGAAAATCAGATTGGAGGAGCAAGGTGAACTCGCCTCCAGTTGAAGCAGCATTTGAACAGTTCACAAGGCACCTTGTCACAGAGTGGGTAACCGATTTGTGGTACTCCCGTGTAACACCTGACAAGGAAGGTCCAGAAGAACTCATCAACGTAGTTAATACTGTCCTTGGAGAGATTTCAGTTCGGGCAAGAAATGTTAACCTTATCAATCTGCTAACCAG GGATCTGGTTGATCTTATATGCAATAATTTGGACCTTTATCATTTCTGTCAAGCCAAaattgggaaagagaagattgTTAACCTTCCGTCAGAACGTCGTGATGCTGAACTGAAACTGATCCTTATAGCTGAAAACAAGTTGCATCCTGCGTTGTTTTCAGCCAGTGCCGAATACAAG atcTTACAAAGTCTTGCTGATGGGTTGATCCAAACCACAATGAAGCCTCAGGATTTACAGTGCTCTTTCTTCCGATGTACCGTGCGGGAACTTCTTGCATGTGCCGTTTTGAGACCTGTTGTGAACTTAGCAAATCCAAG GTTTATAAATGAACGGATTGAATCTTTAGCTCTTTCTCGTGCCAATAAGGCGGAGAAAGGAGTTGCAAAACCCTTGGAGAATGTTACAGTTGTTAAACAAAGGGAACCTCCTATGCCCTCTGTAGATGAATTTTCTGCTCCAATAGATCACTCAAGTTCAGGTGTTGAACTCGTTCGATTTCATCAGGGTCAGTCCAAAACTGCATCAGATATACAACCCAGTAAAAGTAAAAATCCATCTAGTCTGAAACTAGAACCCCCTAATACTTCTTTGATCAGTACTTCACATCCGCTTGATTCAACCAGTTTACCTTCCATTTCCCATGTTGCTTCGGATAATGGTTTTCCGTTACATCCCAAAAATAGTGACAGAGCAGCTACAGAGAGTCATGGGAGAGAGCGTGCACTGACCTTGGATATCAGCTCCCAACCGAAACATCGAGCTCTAGCACCTGAGCACCTCGAGGATATGTGGACAAAGGGGAAGAATTACAAATCAGAAAACACAAAACATGTTGCGAAAGTACTTGTCGGATCTGCTTCTCAAGGCACCATTTCAGTGCAGCAGTCAATTTGTCAACATCCTAGTATTCCTCAAAGGCAAACATCTTTCACTCATTCTGAGGACCAGCAACCAAGAAGACACTCAACTACACCTACATATTCAAATGGCACTGACCACCTGCCAAAAAGTCTACCTGCAGAAATGGCAGAACATGCCAGCCCAGAAGACATTGGAGTAGGGAGTGAGAGTTCATACACCACTGAGGATGACGAAAGCAATAATGTGACTGGCCTTGACTCTCCTGTTACCAGAGTTTGGGAAAGCAAAAGTAAAGGAGATCTCACCTCGTCACATATACATCACCCACTTGAATCTTCTGGTTTCCATAAAGCAAAGAAGAATATAAGTCATGTGGGAAAATTGAAAATGTCAAGAACTTCTTCAGGAAGAAAAAGGTCAAGGTCAAATGCTCAAAGGACTCCTGTCTGGCAAGAAGTGGAGAAATCCTCTTTCTTGGTTGGGGATGATTTAGACATACTAAATACATCTGCAAATGATTCAAGGACAGATGGACAGGTTGAGGATACTGAGGTGGAAAGTATGGCTAGGATGTTTAGTGATGCAAATGCTTCATCCTTGTCATTGACATCAACTAACTCTTCTTATTCATCAAATTATTGCGGTGCCAATGTGCTGGAAGACTCTTATTTAAAGTTAAGATGTGAG GTGGTAGGAGCTAGCATTGTGAAAAGTGGGTCTGGCATGTTTGCTGTGTATTCTATTTCCGTGACCGATGCCAATAGCAATAGTTGGTCCATCAAGAGGAG GTTTCGTCATTTTGAAGAGCTACATCGGCGCCTGAAAGAATATACTCAGTACAATCTTCATTTGCCTCCAAAGCATTTCCTCTCATCTGGTTTAGAGGTTCCTGTTATTCGAGAGAGATGCAAGCTGCTTGACGTATATCTGAAG AATCTTCTTCAAATTCCTATTGTTTCAAGCTGTATAGAAGTCTGGGATTTTCTAAGTGTTGATTCACAG ACATACATATTCACAGACTCTCTCTCAGTTATCCAGACATTGTCAG TCAGTTTAGATGAAAGATCAAATGAGAAGAATAGAAAGGCATTCAACTCTTCTGAAGCTTTGAATGTAAATTTATTCTCTGGAGGTCAATCGTTCCATGGACATAAAGATGATACTGTGCATAAGGACTGGGACTTCGCTGTCAGTGATGGATTGAGATTTAGGAAAGGGAATGGGGAAAAGAATTTAGGAAATAGTGTTAGCAACACAACTGCCAATctttatgaagataattctggaAGTGACCCCGAGCAGAATGATTACTCATTTTCAATAAATTCAGGAAATCCTAAGAAACTGCATTCAAGTGAAACCGATGACACGTCTCAAGTTTTGGAGTCTGATGGATACTCGGTAGCTCCTAATGAT TGGACGGGCCCAAATCTCAGTGTCCCCTTGTTTCATCTTGTTGATGTGGTTTTTCAGCTCCAAGATGGAGGCTGGATCAG gcGTCAAGCATTTTGGGTAGCAAAGCAAATACTGCAATTGGGAATGGGAGACACGTTTGATGACTGGCTTATTGACAAAATCCAGTTACTTAGGAAAGGGAGGATAGTTGCTTTCGCAGTAAAGCGTGTTGAACAA ATTCTCTGGCCTGATGGAATTTTTATGACAAAACATCCAAAGAGAAAAGCAGCACCACCTCCTCCTAGTGCTCAGAACAATGGCATGACCAACTATCTGAGTGATGAACAACGGCTAGAAGCTGCTCATCGAGCAAATTTTGTCCGTGAATTAATAATAG ATAAAGCGCCATCTGCACTAGTGAGTCTGGTTGGTCGAAAGGAATATGAAAGATGTGCTCAGGATATTTACTTCTTTCTTCAG TCCCCGATTTGCTTGAAGCAGCTAGCATTTGAACTCCTagagctccttgttctagctGCATTTCCAGAGTTGGATGGCACAGTGAGGAATTATCATGAAGATAAGCAGCAGTTCAGCGCCCTAGAATGA
- the LOC133884943 gene encoding uncharacterized protein LOC133884943 isoform X2, with product MATTGGALRAQTLRDLAEEGKKRAVLLLVFAFGLAFLMSLTSSSVWINLPVATALIVLFRYISLDYDLRRKSTATTDHDVSRPLVETKSTELMKIPLTEKDGKSDWRSKVNSPPVEAAFEQFTRHLVTEWVTDLWYSRVTPDKEGPEELINVVNTVLGEISVRARNVNLINLLTRDLVDLICNNLDLYHFCQAKIGKEKIVNLPSERRDAELKLILIAENKLHPALFSASAEYKILQSLADGLIQTTMKPQDLQCSFFRCTVRELLACAVLRPVVNLANPRFINERIESLALSRANKAEKGVAKPLENVTVVKQREPPMPSVDEFSAPIDHSSSGVELVRFHQGQSKTASDIQPSKSKNPSSLKLEPPNTSLISTSHPLDSTSLPSISHVASDNGFPLHPKNSDRAATESHGRERALTLDISSQPKHRALAPEHLEDMWTKGKNYKSENTKHVAKVLVGSASQGTISVQQSICQHPSIPQRQTSFTHSEDQQPRRHSTTPTYSNGTDHLPKSLPAEMAEHASPEDIGVGSESSYTTEDDESNNVTGLDSPVTRVWESKSKGDLTSSHIHHPLESSGFHKAKKNISHVGKLKMSRTSSGRKRSRSNAQRTPVWQEVEKSSFLVGDDLDILNTSANDSRTDGQVEDTEVESMARMFSDANASSLSLTSTNSSYSSNYCGANVLEDSYLKLRCEVVGASIVKSGSGMFAVYSISVTDANSNSWSIKRRFRHFEELHRRLKEYTQYNLHLPPKHFLSSGLEVPVIRERCKLLDVYLKNLLQIPIVSSCIEVWDFLSVDSQTYIFTDSLSVIQTLSDERSNEKNRKAFNSSEALNVNLFSGGQSFHGHKDDTVHKDWDFAVSDGLRFRKGNGEKNLGNSVSNTTANLYEDNSGSDPEQNDYSFSINSGNPKKLHSSETDDTSQVLESDGYSVAPNDWTGPNLSVPLFHLVDVVFQLQDGGWIRRQAFWVAKQILQLGMGDTFDDWLIDKIQLLRKGRIVAFAVKRVEQILWPDGIFMTKHPKRKAAPPPPSAQNNGMTNYLSDEQRLEAAHRANFVRELIIDKAPSALVSLVGRKEYERCAQDIYFFLQSPICLKQLAFELLELLVLAAFPELDGTVRNYHEDKQQFSALE from the exons ATGGCGACGACGGGCGGCGCGCTGAGGGCGCAGACGCTGCGGGACCTGGCGGAGGAGGGGAAGAAGCGGGCCGTCCTGCTCCTCGTCTTCGCCTTCGGGCTCGCTTTCCTCATGTCCC TGACAAGCTCTTCAGTATGGATTAACCTGCCAGTTGCCACAGCTCTGATTGTTTTATTTCGCTACATATCACTTGACTATGACCTCCGTAGAAAGAGCACAGCTACCACGGATCATGATGTTAGTCGTCCACTTGTTGAAACAAAAAGTACCGAATTAATGAAAATCCCTCTGACCGAAAAGGATGGAAAATCAGATTGGAGGAGCAAGGTGAACTCGCCTCCAGTTGAAGCAGCATTTGAACAGTTCACAAGGCACCTTGTCACAGAGTGGGTAACCGATTTGTGGTACTCCCGTGTAACACCTGACAAGGAAGGTCCAGAAGAACTCATCAACGTAGTTAATACTGTCCTTGGAGAGATTTCAGTTCGGGCAAGAAATGTTAACCTTATCAATCTGCTAACCAG GGATCTGGTTGATCTTATATGCAATAATTTGGACCTTTATCATTTCTGTCAAGCCAAaattgggaaagagaagattgTTAACCTTCCGTCAGAACGTCGTGATGCTGAACTGAAACTGATCCTTATAGCTGAAAACAAGTTGCATCCTGCGTTGTTTTCAGCCAGTGCCGAATACAAG atcTTACAAAGTCTTGCTGATGGGTTGATCCAAACCACAATGAAGCCTCAGGATTTACAGTGCTCTTTCTTCCGATGTACCGTGCGGGAACTTCTTGCATGTGCCGTTTTGAGACCTGTTGTGAACTTAGCAAATCCAAG GTTTATAAATGAACGGATTGAATCTTTAGCTCTTTCTCGTGCCAATAAGGCGGAGAAAGGAGTTGCAAAACCCTTGGAGAATGTTACAGTTGTTAAACAAAGGGAACCTCCTATGCCCTCTGTAGATGAATTTTCTGCTCCAATAGATCACTCAAGTTCAGGTGTTGAACTCGTTCGATTTCATCAGGGTCAGTCCAAAACTGCATCAGATATACAACCCAGTAAAAGTAAAAATCCATCTAGTCTGAAACTAGAACCCCCTAATACTTCTTTGATCAGTACTTCACATCCGCTTGATTCAACCAGTTTACCTTCCATTTCCCATGTTGCTTCGGATAATGGTTTTCCGTTACATCCCAAAAATAGTGACAGAGCAGCTACAGAGAGTCATGGGAGAGAGCGTGCACTGACCTTGGATATCAGCTCCCAACCGAAACATCGAGCTCTAGCACCTGAGCACCTCGAGGATATGTGGACAAAGGGGAAGAATTACAAATCAGAAAACACAAAACATGTTGCGAAAGTACTTGTCGGATCTGCTTCTCAAGGCACCATTTCAGTGCAGCAGTCAATTTGTCAACATCCTAGTATTCCTCAAAGGCAAACATCTTTCACTCATTCTGAGGACCAGCAACCAAGAAGACACTCAACTACACCTACATATTCAAATGGCACTGACCACCTGCCAAAAAGTCTACCTGCAGAAATGGCAGAACATGCCAGCCCAGAAGACATTGGAGTAGGGAGTGAGAGTTCATACACCACTGAGGATGACGAAAGCAATAATGTGACTGGCCTTGACTCTCCTGTTACCAGAGTTTGGGAAAGCAAAAGTAAAGGAGATCTCACCTCGTCACATATACATCACCCACTTGAATCTTCTGGTTTCCATAAAGCAAAGAAGAATATAAGTCATGTGGGAAAATTGAAAATGTCAAGAACTTCTTCAGGAAGAAAAAGGTCAAGGTCAAATGCTCAAAGGACTCCTGTCTGGCAAGAAGTGGAGAAATCCTCTTTCTTGGTTGGGGATGATTTAGACATACTAAATACATCTGCAAATGATTCAAGGACAGATGGACAGGTTGAGGATACTGAGGTGGAAAGTATGGCTAGGATGTTTAGTGATGCAAATGCTTCATCCTTGTCATTGACATCAACTAACTCTTCTTATTCATCAAATTATTGCGGTGCCAATGTGCTGGAAGACTCTTATTTAAAGTTAAGATGTGAG GTGGTAGGAGCTAGCATTGTGAAAAGTGGGTCTGGCATGTTTGCTGTGTATTCTATTTCCGTGACCGATGCCAATAGCAATAGTTGGTCCATCAAGAGGAG GTTTCGTCATTTTGAAGAGCTACATCGGCGCCTGAAAGAATATACTCAGTACAATCTTCATTTGCCTCCAAAGCATTTCCTCTCATCTGGTTTAGAGGTTCCTGTTATTCGAGAGAGATGCAAGCTGCTTGACGTATATCTGAAG AATCTTCTTCAAATTCCTATTGTTTCAAGCTGTATAGAAGTCTGGGATTTTCTAAGTGTTGATTCACAG ACATACATATTCACAGACTCTCTCTCAGTTATCCAGACATTGTCAG ATGAAAGATCAAATGAGAAGAATAGAAAGGCATTCAACTCTTCTGAAGCTTTGAATGTAAATTTATTCTCTGGAGGTCAATCGTTCCATGGACATAAAGATGATACTGTGCATAAGGACTGGGACTTCGCTGTCAGTGATGGATTGAGATTTAGGAAAGGGAATGGGGAAAAGAATTTAGGAAATAGTGTTAGCAACACAACTGCCAATctttatgaagataattctggaAGTGACCCCGAGCAGAATGATTACTCATTTTCAATAAATTCAGGAAATCCTAAGAAACTGCATTCAAGTGAAACCGATGACACGTCTCAAGTTTTGGAGTCTGATGGATACTCGGTAGCTCCTAATGAT TGGACGGGCCCAAATCTCAGTGTCCCCTTGTTTCATCTTGTTGATGTGGTTTTTCAGCTCCAAGATGGAGGCTGGATCAG gcGTCAAGCATTTTGGGTAGCAAAGCAAATACTGCAATTGGGAATGGGAGACACGTTTGATGACTGGCTTATTGACAAAATCCAGTTACTTAGGAAAGGGAGGATAGTTGCTTTCGCAGTAAAGCGTGTTGAACAA ATTCTCTGGCCTGATGGAATTTTTATGACAAAACATCCAAAGAGAAAAGCAGCACCACCTCCTCCTAGTGCTCAGAACAATGGCATGACCAACTATCTGAGTGATGAACAACGGCTAGAAGCTGCTCATCGAGCAAATTTTGTCCGTGAATTAATAATAG ATAAAGCGCCATCTGCACTAGTGAGTCTGGTTGGTCGAAAGGAATATGAAAGATGTGCTCAGGATATTTACTTCTTTCTTCAG TCCCCGATTTGCTTGAAGCAGCTAGCATTTGAACTCCTagagctccttgttctagctGCATTTCCAGAGTTGGATGGCACAGTGAGGAATTATCATGAAGATAAGCAGCAGTTCAGCGCCCTAGAATGA